The window CCCTGCGCCGACGCTAGAAGGCCGGACAAGCCCTAGACTGAACGCTCATGAGCAACGACCGCGACGCCCTGCTGGCACAGATCAAGGACAAGGCCGTCGTGCACGGCAAGGTCACCCTTTCCTCCGGCAAGGAGGCCGACTACTACGTCGACCTGCGCCGGATCACGCTGGACGCCCAGGCCGCCCCGCTGGTGGGCCGGGTGATGCTGGACGCGACCGAGCACCTGGAGTACGACGCCGTCGGCGGCCTGACGCTCGGCGCCGACCCGGTGGCCGCCGCGATGCTGCACGCCGCCGCCGCACGCGGCCGCGAGCTGGACGCGTTCGTGGTCCGCAAGGCGGGCAAGGCGCACGGTCTGCAGCGCCGGATCGAGGGCCCCGAGGTCAAGGGCCGCCGGGTGCTGGCCGTCGAGGACACCTCCACCACCGGCGGGTCGGTGCTGACCGCCGTCGAGGCGCTGCGCGAGGCGGGTGCCGAGGTGGTCGGCGTCGCGGTGATCGTGGAGCGGGGCGGCGCCGCCGCGGTCGAGGCCACCGGCCTGCCGTACGTGACCGCGTACGACCTGGCCGACCTGGGCCTCTGACCCGCGCGCGCCGGTAGCCCGGCGGAACGGCGGCACAGCGGAAACGGCCGGGGCCGGGTCCTGTTTCACGTGAAACAGGACCCGGCCCCGGCCGTTCGTCGTGGGGCGCTCAGCCGCGGCGGTGGCGCCCGGCACCCGCCTGGGCGGTCTCG of the Kitasatospora sp. NBC_01246 genome contains:
- the pyrE gene encoding orotate phosphoribosyltransferase encodes the protein MSNDRDALLAQIKDKAVVHGKVTLSSGKEADYYVDLRRITLDAQAAPLVGRVMLDATEHLEYDAVGGLTLGADPVAAAMLHAAAARGRELDAFVVRKAGKAHGLQRRIEGPEVKGRRVLAVEDTSTTGGSVLTAVEALREAGAEVVGVAVIVERGGAAAVEATGLPYVTAYDLADLGL